The following proteins come from a genomic window of Chryseobacterium glaciei:
- a CDS encoding membrane lipoprotein lipid attachment site-containing protein, which produces MKKIFIFLVIAFVFTACGDDCYNAPQPIAFEFVNADGENLITNGTLNPFSISDENHIGVQLTKTSDDRVILENVGAYNGTKNYTFYSNLKVFDFSIQSSEFKGGCDGYQINKLTFKGVGIDVTDEKGYYKIVLE; this is translated from the coding sequence ATGAAAAAAATATTCATATTCCTTGTAATAGCTTTTGTTTTTACAGCCTGTGGTGACGATTGCTATAATGCTCCTCAGCCGATAGCTTTTGAATTCGTTAATGCTGATGGTGAAAATCTGATCACGAATGGAACTCTTAACCCTTTTTCAATCAGTGACGAAAATCACATCGGTGTACAATTGACCAAAACATCTGATGATAGGGTCATTTTAGAAAATGTGGGAGCTTATAATGGTACAAAAAATTATACTTTTTATTCTAATCTTAAAGTTTTTGATTTTTCAATACAATCGTCTGAATTTAAAGGAGGTTGTGATGGTTACCAGATCAATAAATTAACGTTTAAAGGCGTCGGAATTGATGTAACAGATGAAAAAGGATACTATAAAATTGTTTTGGAATAA
- a CDS encoding iron-containing alcohol dehydrogenase — protein MLNFEFKNPTKILFGKGEIAKISKEIPQDAKILMIYGGGSIKSNGIYDQVQEALKGYDVHEFGGVPANPEYEVLIEALQVIKEKNITYLLAVGGGSVIDGTKFLSAAANYEGEPWEILKKSVRTFEGEGMPFGSILTLPATGSEMNSGYVISRRETNEKLSSGGPGLFPEFSVLDPEVVRSIPKRQIVNGLTDAYTHVLEQYMTAPSSADLQERIAESILISLQETAPKVLADDFNYEAAGNFMWCCTMALNGLIQKGVITDWAVHAMGHELTAYYGIDHARTLAVIAPSHYRYNFESKKGKLAQYAERVWGIKDGTVEEKAELGIKKMEEFFHSLDIKTKLSEYTEDYKGTAERVEKAFTERNWVGLGEHKKLTPQDAYKIVEMSY, from the coding sequence ATGCTTAATTTCGAGTTTAAAAATCCAACAAAAATACTTTTCGGGAAAGGTGAAATCGCTAAGATTTCAAAAGAAATTCCTCAAGACGCTAAAATATTAATGATCTACGGTGGCGGAAGCATCAAAAGTAACGGCATTTACGATCAGGTACAAGAAGCTTTAAAAGGTTATGATGTGCATGAATTCGGTGGAGTTCCTGCCAATCCTGAATATGAAGTTTTAATTGAAGCTTTACAAGTTATTAAAGAAAAAAATATCACTTATCTTCTGGCTGTCGGTGGTGGTTCTGTAATTGACGGAACTAAATTCCTTTCTGCAGCAGCAAATTATGAAGGTGAACCTTGGGAAATCCTTAAAAAATCGGTAAGAACTTTTGAAGGTGAAGGAATGCCTTTCGGTTCTATCTTAACATTGCCAGCAACGGGTTCTGAAATGAACTCAGGATACGTGATCTCAAGAAGAGAAACAAACGAAAAATTGTCTTCAGGAGGTCCCGGACTTTTCCCTGAATTTTCTGTTTTAGATCCGGAAGTCGTAAGATCAATTCCAAAAAGACAAATCGTTAATGGATTGACAGATGCTTACACCCATGTTTTGGAACAATACATGACGGCTCCTTCTTCTGCTGATTTACAGGAAAGAATTGCAGAAAGTATCCTTATCAGCTTACAGGAAACAGCTCCAAAAGTTTTGGCTGATGATTTCAATTATGAAGCAGCTGGAAACTTTATGTGGTGTTGTACAATGGCTTTGAACGGATTGATCCAAAAAGGAGTTATTACAGACTGGGCAGTTCATGCGATGGGACACGAATTAACAGCCTATTACGGAATTGATCACGCAAGAACATTGGCTGTGATCGCACCATCTCATTACCGTTATAATTTTGAGTCCAAAAAAGGAAAATTAGCTCAATATGCAGAAAGAGTTTGGGGAATCAAAGACGGAACTGTTGAAGAAAAAGCTGAATTAGGAATTAAAAAAATGGAAGAATTCTTCCACAGTCTTGATATTAAAACTAAACTTTCAGAATATACAGAAGACTATAAAGGAACCGCAGAAAGAGTGGAAAAAGCCTTTACAGAAAGGAATTGGGTAGGTTTAGGTGAACACAAAAAACTGACTCCTCAGGATGCCTACAAAATTGTAGAAATGAGTTATTAA
- a CDS encoding lipocalin family protein — MKKQLLLFAFSALALTSLTSCEDDDVQAYDLDTLQGEWKVSKKEIISGKDGKTVLNTDIPAGCELKNVTSFSTDYSTSYTYYGGVGANCQISAQEQGKYTYDAEAKDMVITYDDNIKVKYKVIILSSSELKLMDVPGGGDYNGDTINDLYYTTFKR; from the coding sequence ATGAAAAAACAGCTACTTTTATTTGCCTTTTCCGCTTTGGCGCTTACTTCGCTTACTTCTTGTGAAGATGATGACGTTCAAGCTTACGACTTAGACACCCTGCAAGGTGAATGGAAAGTCAGTAAAAAAGAGATCATTTCAGGGAAAGACGGTAAAACTGTACTTAATACTGACATTCCTGCAGGATGTGAATTAAAAAATGTGACTTCGTTCAGTACTGATTATTCCACATCGTATACTTATTATGGTGGTGTAGGAGCTAATTGCCAGATCAGTGCGCAAGAGCAGGGTAAATATACATATGACGCAGAAGCTAAGGATATGGTGATAACGTATGACGACAATATTAAAGTAAAATATAAAGTAATCATCCTTTCAAGCTCGGAACTGAAACTAATGGATGTTCCTGGTGGTGGAGATTATAACGGAGATACAATCAACGATCTTTATTATACTACTTTTAAAAGATAA
- a CDS encoding GDSL-type esterase/lipase family protein — translation MKKMLSALLLLTFALFFSQEKKPMYWQDIQNFKKLDQENAPAKDAILLVGSSSFTKWTDVANYFPDKTIINRGFGGSRLTDLNYYANDLLSPYQPKQIIVYCGENDFADNHKLKAKKVVNRYKTFYKKIREKFPNIEVDYISIKYSPSRESLWPQMKEANKKIAAFMKKEPNAEFIDITKAMEDANGNVRKELFVEDMLHMTPEGYQIWTKVMNPYMK, via the coding sequence ATGAAGAAGATGTTATCAGCATTATTATTGCTGACCTTTGCCCTTTTCTTTTCACAGGAAAAAAAGCCGATGTATTGGCAGGACATTCAAAATTTCAAAAAATTAGATCAGGAAAATGCACCTGCTAAAGATGCTATTCTTTTAGTCGGAAGTTCATCTTTCACAAAATGGACTGATGTTGCCAATTATTTTCCCGATAAAACGATCATCAACAGAGGATTTGGAGGATCAAGATTAACGGATCTTAATTATTATGCTAATGATTTGCTTTCTCCTTATCAGCCAAAACAAATTATTGTTTACTGTGGTGAAAATGATTTTGCAGACAATCATAAATTAAAAGCGAAAAAAGTTGTTAACCGATACAAAACGTTCTACAAAAAGATTCGAGAGAAATTCCCGAATATTGAAGTTGATTATATCTCCATAAAATACTCGCCAAGCAGAGAAAGTCTTTGGCCTCAAATGAAGGAAGCCAACAAAAAAATTGCAGCTTTTATGAAGAAGGAACCAAATGCAGAATTCATTGATATCACAAAAGCAATGGAAGACGCCAACGGAAATGTAAGGAAAGAGCTTTTTGTAGAAGATATGCTTCACATGACTCCGGAAGGCTATCAGATCTGGACGAAGGTGATGAATCCTTATATGAAATAA
- a CDS encoding tetratricopeptide repeat protein yields the protein MIKKRLTILIPIFICSLMFAQKDTKKEVLKELSEKACQCTDSIRLLNRNKKDILKDVHDCIDKYTGALQISTLLSGAEDLAKTAPEVNGKKQINLNFNTSKDSKQYIDSYNDIERYLMNNCQSVKNIATTSETNDEGFSKDNEAMDFYHNGRALTEKKDWKGAIENYEKAVKKDPEFVYAWDALGINYRRNEEFDKAISAYEKSLKLNPKGKMALQNIPVVYIYKKEFQKAIDSYMKLDKVYPGDPEVYYGIGNVYFNALKDDEKGLDYICKAYKIYSNQKSPYRSDAEAMIASIHKSMKEKGKTEKFKEILKNNNISTE from the coding sequence ATGATAAAAAAACGACTAACCATTTTAATTCCTATTTTCATTTGTTCTTTGATGTTTGCTCAGAAAGACACCAAAAAGGAAGTACTGAAGGAACTTTCAGAAAAAGCTTGTCAATGTACAGATTCAATCAGATTACTTAATCGGAATAAAAAAGATATCCTGAAAGATGTGCATGACTGTATCGACAAATATACAGGAGCATTACAAATTTCTACTCTTCTTTCAGGTGCAGAAGATTTAGCAAAGACCGCTCCGGAAGTAAACGGAAAAAAACAAATAAATCTAAATTTCAATACGAGCAAAGACTCTAAGCAATATATAGATAGCTACAATGATATTGAACGATATCTGATGAATAACTGCCAAAGTGTTAAAAATATTGCCACAACTTCTGAAACTAATGATGAAGGATTTTCTAAAGATAATGAGGCTATGGATTTTTACCATAATGGACGAGCGCTAACAGAAAAAAAGGATTGGAAAGGAGCTATTGAGAACTATGAAAAAGCAGTCAAAAAAGATCCTGAATTCGTTTATGCTTGGGATGCTCTAGGAATCAATTATAGAAGAAATGAGGAATTTGATAAAGCAATTTCGGCATATGAAAAATCGCTGAAACTAAATCCAAAAGGGAAAATGGCTTTACAGAATATCCCTGTGGTATATATTTATAAAAAAGAATTCCAAAAAGCAATTGATTCTTATATGAAATTGGACAAGGTATATCCCGGAGATCCGGAAGTTTATTACGGGATTGGAAATGTATATTTTAACGCATTGAAAGATGATGAAAAAGGACTAGACTACATCTGCAAAGCTTATAAAATTTATAGTAATCAAAAATCTCCTTACCGATCTGATGCAGAAGCTATGATTGCTTCTATTCATAAAAGCATGAAAGAAAAAGGTAAAACTGAAAAGTTTAAAGAAATACTGAAGAACAATAATATTAGTACTGAATAA
- a CDS encoding lipocalin family protein: MKKILFLAVSAAFVFSSCSNNDDDDNSVNIVGVWKPSKTLKISGSNGNLISTENSSTCNKKSTYDFNANNQLTSHIFEDDSNTCTDFGSQTTPYSYDMNNKKIVIDGDTYDVAKHTSNEIQIVVDYGQFNSDNIEDHMILVLTK, from the coding sequence ATGAAGAAAATCTTATTTCTAGCTGTTTCGGCGGCTTTTGTATTCAGCTCGTGTAGTAACAATGATGATGATGACAACTCAGTAAATATTGTCGGAGTATGGAAACCATCAAAAACTTTAAAAATTTCAGGAAGTAATGGGAATCTAATTTCTACTGAAAATTCTTCTACCTGTAACAAAAAAAGTACTTATGATTTTAATGCAAACAATCAATTAACGAGTCATATTTTTGAAGATGATTCAAATACCTGTACAGATTTCGGATCACAGACAACGCCCTATTCTTATGACATGAACAACAAGAAGATTGTTATTGATGGTGATACTTATGACGTAGCAAAGCATACTTCAAACGAAATTCAAATTGTTGTGGATTACGGACAATTTAATAGTGATAATATTGAAGATCACATGATACTTGTTCTTACAAAATAA
- a CDS encoding DEAD/DEAH box helicase — MDKITFADFDLPVKVLDVLADLELFEPTPIQEKSIGPILSGRDVMGIAQTGTGKTLAYLLPVLKTWKYNKTGNPTVVVLVPTRELVVQVTEIVEKLTENITARVIGIYGGKNINTQKLLFNNGCDILVGTPGRIMDLAIDNAISLKEVQKLIIDEFDEMLNLGFRPQLTHIFEMMRDKRQNILFSATMTDAVDEMLAQYFAGPIEISLAKSGTPLEKIEQTAYKVENFNTKINLLEHLLKSDADMSKVLIFANNKKHSDLLFTKIDELFPEQFDVIHSNKSQNYRLKAMKRFENEEIRGLITTDVMARGLDISNITHVINFEIPEVPEQYIHRIGRTGRADKDGKAISFVAKKEERPVLDIELLMDRELKFVDFPEGVKINPKKIISEEDVILMKNPANAKLYDGGGAFHEKKDKNKKENWGGPTKRKEPKKFGANRAQQKAISKSKRKK; from the coding sequence ATGGATAAAATAACTTTTGCAGATTTTGATTTACCGGTTAAAGTTCTAGATGTTTTAGCAGACCTGGAATTGTTTGAACCAACGCCTATTCAGGAAAAGAGTATAGGACCTATACTTTCCGGAAGAGACGTGATGGGAATTGCACAAACAGGTACCGGAAAAACATTAGCTTATCTGCTGCCTGTTCTTAAAACTTGGAAATATAACAAAACTGGAAATCCAACGGTTGTTGTTTTAGTTCCTACAAGAGAATTAGTGGTTCAGGTAACTGAAATTGTTGAAAAATTAACGGAAAATATTACTGCAAGAGTTATCGGAATTTACGGTGGAAAAAATATCAATACGCAGAAGCTTTTATTTAACAATGGCTGTGATATTTTAGTTGGAACGCCAGGAAGAATCATGGATTTAGCGATTGATAATGCTATTTCTCTTAAAGAAGTTCAGAAACTGATCATTGATGAGTTTGATGAAATGCTTAACTTAGGTTTCAGACCACAGTTGACGCATATTTTCGAAATGATGAGAGACAAGAGACAAAACATCCTTTTCTCTGCAACCATGACAGATGCTGTGGATGAAATGCTGGCTCAGTATTTTGCTGGTCCAATCGAGATTTCATTAGCAAAATCCGGAACTCCACTTGAAAAAATTGAACAGACTGCCTATAAAGTTGAAAACTTTAATACGAAGATCAATTTGTTGGAACATTTATTGAAATCAGACGCAGATATGTCTAAGGTTTTGATTTTTGCTAATAATAAAAAGCATTCAGATTTATTATTTACTAAAATTGATGAGCTTTTCCCTGAACAGTTTGATGTAATTCACTCAAACAAATCTCAAAACTACAGATTGAAGGCGATGAAACGCTTTGAAAATGAAGAAATCAGAGGTTTGATCACGACTGACGTTATGGCGAGAGGTTTGGATATTTCAAATATTACTCACGTAATTAACTTTGAAATTCCAGAAGTTCCTGAACAATATATTCATAGAATTGGTAGAACGGGTAGAGCAGACAAGGACGGTAAAGCTATTTCTTTTGTTGCTAAAAAAGAAGAGCGTCCTGTGCTAGACATTGAATTATTGATGGACAGAGAATTAAAATTCGTTGATTTCCCTGAAGGAGTTAAAATTAATCCTAAAAAGATCATTTCAGAAGAAGATGTAATTCTAATGAAAAATCCCGCAAATGCAAAGCTGTATGATGGAGGAGGAGCTTTCCATGAGAAAAAGGATAAAAACAAAAAAGAAAACTGGGGCGGACCAACAAAAAGAAAAGAACCTAAGAAATTTGGAGCCAACAGAGCGCAACAAAAAGCGATCTCAAAATCTAAAAGAAAGAAATAA
- a CDS encoding ABC1 kinase family protein has product MFDKQQRKFKRSARLISVLSKYGFKDMLARMNGNNKQEEDSSNSDEIISKGTVYERIRLVLEELGPTFVKLGQTFSNREDLLPPELVQELQKLQDKVDTVEMNVHEILENEFNISVNDHFLEVQKHPLATASIAQVYKATLLNGDEVILKIKKADVQTVIEDDLLLIKDLEKLISSYSEIGEKLNLKQAISTFERSLLEEVSLINEKNNILQFARNFKNNKETYVPKIYEEFCNNNVLCMEFIDGIKVTDKAGLLANNIDPVKVSEVGLRLFVSQILDYGFFHADPHAGNILVKKDGKVVFIDFGAVGKIQPNDKEILESLIVSFVAKNAHKIVRSLKKMAISYEIPDERRFENDVDDILNFVHSTSLKEIDPQAIINKMKDVLKDNRLYMPDYFYLLFKGIGLIEGVGRTINPDLDIVKSLNPYTKKILTKKISPKTILKNGMDKMMNFTDNIDEIPKELRSVLQKLDENKFTVSSEIKNIEKTNQIIKSSIVNLILAMILGANIIATAIVFVSESGPRIGEISLVALLGFIFSILLVIIILLRITRK; this is encoded by the coding sequence ATGTTCGACAAGCAACAAAGAAAGTTTAAGAGATCCGCGAGATTAATTTCCGTATTAAGTAAATATGGATTTAAAGATATGCTCGCAAGAATGAACGGGAACAACAAGCAGGAAGAAGATTCCTCAAATTCAGACGAGATCATTTCAAAAGGGACAGTGTATGAAAGGATAAGACTCGTTTTGGAAGAACTTGGCCCCACCTTTGTGAAGCTTGGACAAACGTTCAGCAACAGGGAGGACCTTCTTCCGCCGGAATTGGTGCAGGAACTTCAAAAACTACAGGACAAGGTGGATACAGTCGAAATGAATGTACATGAAATTCTTGAAAATGAGTTTAATATTTCGGTTAATGATCATTTTCTTGAAGTTCAGAAACATCCTTTGGCAACAGCTTCAATCGCACAGGTTTACAAAGCAACTTTATTGAATGGTGATGAAGTTATTTTAAAAATAAAAAAAGCCGATGTTCAAACCGTTATCGAAGATGATCTCCTGTTAATTAAAGATCTCGAAAAACTAATTTCATCTTACTCTGAAATAGGAGAAAAACTGAATTTGAAACAGGCAATCTCAACATTTGAAAGATCATTATTAGAAGAAGTTTCTTTAATTAATGAAAAGAATAATATTCTACAATTTGCCCGAAACTTTAAAAATAATAAAGAAACATACGTTCCGAAGATCTACGAAGAATTTTGCAACAACAACGTTCTTTGTATGGAATTTATTGACGGAATAAAAGTAACCGATAAAGCCGGACTTTTAGCCAATAATATAGATCCTGTAAAAGTATCTGAAGTTGGTTTACGATTATTTGTATCTCAAATCCTGGATTATGGATTTTTCCATGCTGATCCTCACGCAGGAAATATTTTAGTTAAAAAAGACGGTAAAGTTGTTTTCATTGATTTTGGCGCCGTAGGAAAAATTCAACCAAACGATAAAGAAATCCTTGAAAGTTTAATTGTAAGCTTCGTCGCAAAAAATGCTCACAAAATCGTAAGATCTCTAAAAAAGATGGCGATAAGCTATGAGATCCCCGATGAAAGGAGATTTGAAAATGATGTAGATGATATTCTGAATTTCGTTCACAGTACTTCTTTAAAGGAAATCGATCCACAGGCGATCATTAATAAAATGAAAGACGTCTTAAAAGATAACCGTCTTTACATGCCGGATTATTTCTATCTTTTATTCAAAGGAATTGGCTTGATTGAAGGGGTAGGACGAACCATTAACCCTGATCTTGATATCGTTAAAAGTCTTAACCCATACACCAAAAAAATTCTCACCAAAAAGATCAGTCCAAAAACCATCCTCAAAAATGGAATGGATAAAATGATGAATTTCACAGATAATATCGATGAAATTCCGAAAGAACTTCGTTCTGTTCTTCAAAAATTAGATGAAAATAAATTCACTGTTTCAAGTGAAATTAAGAATATTGAAAAGACCAATCAAATCATCAAATCTAGTATTGTTAATTTGATTTTAGCCATGATTTTAGGAGCTAATATTATTGCAACAGCCATTGTTTTTGTTTCAGAATCCGGACCAAGAATTGGGGAGATATCATTGGTGGCTTTGCTTGGATTTATTTTTTCAATATTGTTAGTGATTATTATTTTATTGAGAATAACTCGAAAATAA
- a CDS encoding T9SS type A sorting domain-containing protein yields the protein MKKNYSGALLVCALFNFSAQEVVWQKDIKSNTQDFLSGVTTTIDQQYLITGSSIQASKLSTGNSQNNGYDLHLVKLNQQGEEVWKKFFVGNNHDFLSATVGTQDGGFLLASTSYSGKSLDKKDDSKGGSDIWLIRLNEFGDELWQKTIGSNADEEARSVIQTTDLGFFVAGNVQNSAKGYGSKDVLIIKLDKNGKELSQSVFGGRGSDEVEKMIPTRDGGALLGIYSRSNAGGSKKTENFGEGDYWIIKLNKDGKIEWEKNFGGKGDDHLRTLALTSEGFLIGGESRSERSGNKTVGIEEGTDVWLISLNEKGDEIWQKSFNFKNRDVLMGMSVINRESEDGSGKSTKGVLIGGYTQAEGRIESDDEKFWMLYLDENGNEQWRKHVKGESSKKEERLSDIKLNLDGSIILAGTSAEELGKENWKIVKLGDKQIDQLIVKQDIKIYPNPVSDYAYVEIGFEGLREGAFEAEINLYDMSGRQLQSLKTKNKVTKINTQSLIQGAYLVTVKTNTNKTANAKLIKK from the coding sequence ATGAAAAAAAACTATTCGGGCGCACTTCTGGTATGCGCATTATTTAATTTTTCGGCTCAGGAAGTAGTCTGGCAGAAAGATATTAAATCCAATACACAGGATTTTCTGAGTGGGGTCACCACAACCATTGATCAGCAGTATTTGATTACAGGAAGCAGTATTCAAGCTTCTAAACTCTCTACTGGAAACAGTCAGAACAACGGCTATGACCTCCATTTAGTAAAACTTAACCAACAAGGTGAAGAAGTTTGGAAAAAGTTCTTTGTTGGAAATAATCATGATTTCTTATCTGCAACTGTCGGAACTCAAGATGGTGGATTTTTACTAGCATCAACCTCATATTCAGGCAAAAGTCTGGATAAGAAAGATGATTCTAAAGGAGGAAGTGACATCTGGTTGATTCGTTTAAACGAATTTGGGGACGAACTGTGGCAAAAAACTATTGGATCAAATGCAGATGAAGAAGCAAGATCGGTTATTCAGACTACTGATCTGGGATTCTTTGTTGCTGGAAACGTTCAGAACTCAGCAAAAGGTTACGGTTCTAAAGATGTTTTGATCATAAAACTAGACAAAAACGGAAAAGAACTGTCACAATCTGTATTTGGAGGACGTGGATCAGACGAGGTTGAAAAGATGATTCCAACCCGAGACGGAGGTGCCTTGTTAGGGATCTATTCCAGAAGTAATGCTGGGGGTTCAAAGAAAACAGAAAACTTCGGAGAAGGAGATTATTGGATTATCAAACTTAACAAGGACGGAAAGATTGAATGGGAAAAGAACTTCGGAGGAAAAGGTGACGATCATTTAAGAACACTAGCTTTAACATCGGAAGGATTTTTAATTGGTGGAGAATCCAGATCTGAGAGATCAGGAAATAAAACCGTTGGAATTGAAGAAGGAACCGATGTCTGGCTGATTTCGTTGAATGAAAAAGGAGATGAAATCTGGCAGAAATCCTTCAATTTCAAAAACAGAGATGTTTTGATGGGAATGAGTGTGATTAACAGGGAGTCGGAAGATGGAAGCGGGAAGTCTACAAAAGGAGTGCTGATCGGCGGATATACTCAAGCTGAGGGAAGAATTGAAAGTGATGATGAGAAATTTTGGATGCTTTATTTAGATGAAAACGGTAATGAACAGTGGAGAAAGCATGTAAAAGGAGAATCCAGTAAGAAAGAGGAAAGATTGTCTGATATAAAATTAAACCTTGATGGTTCAATCATTTTAGCAGGAACAAGTGCAGAGGAACTTGGAAAAGAAAACTGGAAGATTGTAAAACTTGGAGATAAACAGATCGATCAGCTGATTGTAAAACAAGATATTAAGATTTATCCGAATCCGGTTTCAGATTATGCTTATGTAGAAATTGGGTTTGAGGGTTTGAGAGAGGGAGCGTTTGAGGCGGAGATCAACCTTTATGACATGAGTGGGCGTCAATTGCAAAGTTTGAAAACTAAGAATAAAGTGACGAAGATTAATACTCAGAGTTTGATTCAGGGAGCTTATCTGGTGACTGTAAAAACCAATACGAATAAAACGGCTAACGCTAAATTAATAAAGAAATAA